The Magnetococcales bacterium sequence TCTCATGGCCCAATGCATGGAGACGTGGTTCCTCGCCGATGTGACTGCCCTCGAAATCTATTTTGGCAGGAATTTTGACGTAAAATCACTTCCCAAAACGGTTCCCTTGGAAGAAGCTGCAAAGGAAGATGTTGCCACGGGTTTGGACAGGGCCGCAGCCGGTACCCCAAAAAAAGGCTACAATAAAGGTCGGGATTCGTTTACCATTCTGGAAAGAGTGGATCCCCTCAAGGTGCAGGCAAAAGCGCCCTGGGCTTGTCGCTTGTTCAAGACGCTGGATGACAAGCTTGCCCGGAATCAAACCACAACATCCGCCAGGACCGAAGAATCCATCAGGAGTTGCAAAGCGGCTCCCTGAAGAAGGATCGGATTGCCGACAGGTGCATTCCCTGGAGTTGCATGAGGATGCCCCTTCCCAGGTTGGTGCGACCCAAAGCCAGAAAACGCTTGATCACACGGGCTGGGGAATGCCCCCCTGCAACAGGGATGCCTGCCGGAAAGCACCCATTCCCGGCCATATCCGCATGCCACTCTCTACCGATGCTGGAATCATGGCGTTACGGGACTCAAGACAGGTGTTCCGGACAATCTCGTGCATGGATATTTCCCGGAAAATACGTTGGACCGGTTTGAAGTGGGTCCGGGATTGACGGGCCAGAGTATGGGCAAAATGCAGATCCATGGCAGCGGAATCCAGGCAATGGACATCTTGACCGCCCTCTTGCATCTCTGTTTCCAGACGCTGACACCCTTTGCTCTGACCTGGATGAATGACAATGGCCATGATGACGTTCTCCCGAAAATAATTGCAGGGGGTTTGGTTTGCCTGCCAAGGTTTGGGTCCATGGCGCGACATGCTGTGGTTTATTCAAGATTTATGCCATTGTGAAATATATTATTATCCATTAAAAAACAATGAATTAAAATAAACCGGTTTTGCCCAGTCAAAAATCGGCCTGATGTGCAGGCAGATTGTGCCAAATGGAGGCGGAAATATTTTCCCAAAGAAAATGGCTCCAGTGGTTTCCAGACCCTTGACAGGCCGTCCCTGGAGTGGTGCCGGATTCCAGGATTCTCCATGGTGTTTATCCTTGAAGCTGGGTATCCTCTTCCCCGAAGAGTTGCGTGTCGGGCGCAAGCCATGGCCGTTCCATTGGATACGTGCGTAAAGAGGAGTTAATGTGATGATTTTAAATAAAAACAGGCCAATTCAACTCTTATGGAGCGTGATTGCAGGTCTGGGGCTGCTGGCGGGTTTTGATGTCCAGGCCGAGAAGGAACGCCCTCCCTTGCAGCAGATTTCCGCCGAAGCCTGCAAGGAGTGCCATCAGGAGATTTACCGCGAATGGCAGGGATCGATCCATGCGCAGAGTGCGGCTGTCAAGGATCCCCTGCATGGTGCCATGTATCGGATGATGATCGGCGATCCCACCCAGGAAGGGGTGAAAAATCCCAAATCAGGCAACTATCCCGAATGTCTGCAATGCCATGCCCCCAATGCCGCCCTCGATGGCAAAACCAAACTGGATGCCATGCCAGCCTATCAGGAAGGGGTGAACTGTGTCAGTTGTCATACCATGGAAACTTTCCATGGGATCAAGGGGCCGGATGGCAAGATGCGCCTGGGTGCGGCGGCCTACACTTTCAGCCAGAAGAGCTTGCAGGGTCCTTATGGTGCCTTGCATGGCCGCAATCCGACCCTGGCCCCGGGAGCGGGAGAGGGAGCGCAACCTTCGGTCAATCCCTACCCCCATGCCCAGAACGGAACCCTGTTCCAAAGTTCAGGCGTCTGCCTCGGGTGTCATGAACAGCAAAACAATCCCCAGGGGGTACCGGTGTGTGCCACTGGACCGGAATTGGCAGCAGCGGGCCAGAATGTCACCTGTCAATCCTGTCATATGCCGACCGTCAAGGGTCATGCGAACCATGCCATGTCTGGGGGACATGATCCGGCCATGCTGAAACGGGGGGTTACCCTGGATCTGGTGGCCACCGCACAGGGTGAACAGGTCGCTGCCACCGTGACCCTGCGCAACAATCTGGTCCACAATTTTCCCACCGGGGCACCGTTTCGTTGGGTCGCCTTGCAGGTGACGGCCCTGGATGAAAAGGGCGAAACCCTCTGGAAGAATTATCAGGAAAATCCGGCCAAGGAAGATGGCCAGGCCATGTTGATGATGAAACTCGTCGATGCCCAGGGGCAACCCGTGCCTCCGGCCATGGCGACGGCCCTTGCCGGGGATTCCCGTCTGAAACCGCAGGAGACCCGGAAAATGGAATACAAGATTCCTGGCAAAGGGGTGCGGACGGTACGGGCCGAGTTGCGCTATGGTCTGCTCTTGCCGCCCATGATGAAAAACATGGCCGACAAGGTGCCTGCCGCAGCCATGCAACCTGTGGTCTTTACGAAAATTGAGCGGACGCTGTAAAAAAATAACGAATGAAAAACTGGGATGGAGGTCCAGGAGGAAGGGCTGCGCCCTTCCTCCTNNNNNNNNNNNNNNNNNNNNNNNNNNNNNNNNNNNNNNNNNNNNNNNNNNNNNNNNNNNNNNNNNNNNNNNNNNNNNNNNNNNNNNNNNNNNNNNNAAAAAAACGAATGAAAAACTGGGATGGAGGTCCAGGAGGAAGGGCTGTGCCCTTCCTCTTGGCGGGGTTTGGGGCGGAGCCCCAATAAAATCTTCTTTTCCAATTTTTTTTATCCGAGGGTTAATAGACAGCCTCTGAGTTTGCTTCTGACATATAACAGATTGCGCAATTCCATAATGAATATTATTATAGATATCAACAGGAGCATGCAGGTGGGGCGGTCTTGTTTATCCCGGATGGTGGTTCTGGTGACCCTGGGCTGGACAGGGGTGGTCGCAGGAGAAGAGAATCCCCCCCCATTCATCCGTTCGGGTCCGGTTGCCAAGCCGAATTGTGTTTCCTGTCATGCCTGGTTGGATACGGTGACGCGGCCCCGCCCTTTGACGGCCCCCCATAACCTGATGCCTTTTGCGCATGGCAAGGGCGAGCTGTGGTGTCTGGATTGTCATGCCTCCGAGGCGCGGGAAAAGCTGCGGGCGGGTGGTGAGACGCTGGTCGAATGGGACGCAGCCGACCGCAGTTGTGCCCTCTGTCATGGCCGCCATGTCGCCAAATGGCAGGTGGGCGTGCATGGCAAGCGCATCGGAAGCTGGTTTGGACCTCGCACCATCCTGCGTTGCCAGACCTGTCATGATGCCCATCAACCGGCCTGGCAGCCGGTCGTGCCTGATCCGCCACCGCCCCGTTTCCGGGAGGGAATGGTATGAGTGCCAATCCCCAACGTCGTCGCCTGTTGCAGGGTGGTGTGGCCGGTCTCCTGTTGGCCGGGGGAGGGAGCGCCGTGGCCATGGTCGATGCGGACAAGGGTTTGC is a genomic window containing:
- a CDS encoding cytochrome c family protein, with the translated sequence MILNKNRPIQLLWSVIAGLGLLAGFDVQAEKERPPLQQISAEACKECHQEIYREWQGSIHAQSAAVKDPLHGAMYRMMIGDPTQEGVKNPKSGNYPECLQCHAPNAALDGKTKLDAMPAYQEGVNCVSCHTMETFHGIKGPDGKMRLGAAAYTFSQKSLQGPYGALHGRNPTLAPGAGEGAQPSVNPYPHAQNGTLFQSSGVCLGCHEQQNNPQGVPVCATGPELAAAGQNVTCQSCHMPTVKGHANHAMSGGHDPAMLKRGVTLDLVATAQGEQVAATVTLRNNLVHNFPTGAPFRWVALQVTALDEKGETLWKNYQENPAKEDGQAMLMMKLVDAQGQPVPPAMATALAGDSRLKPQETRKMEYKIPGKGVRTVRAELRYGLLLPPMMKNMADKVPAAAMQPVVFTKIERTL
- a CDS encoding DUF4276 family protein, translating into MRLAFKTFIRNALKNKFPKSDMNDLERLFKIKSCGSRDITLKIFSQALNEWKQGKTKEFPLLLVDSEGPVQKGVGPWAHLKTRDGWGCPAGAVDDHAHLMAQCMETWFLADVTALEIYFGRNFDVKSLPKTVPLEEAAKEDVATGLDRAAAGTPKKGYNKGRDSFTILERVDPLKVQAKAPWACRLFKTLDDKLARNQTTTSARTEESIRSCKAAP